Below is a window of Chryseobacterium arthrosphaerae DNA.
TATTTTAGATTTAGTTAAATAAATTAAGTCCGGCTGCGGTAAGAATCGCCATTACAAACGTCATAATCCCAACCTGCTTTAAATATTGATCTAATTCTTTCGGCTCTTTTACCGACATGATATTCCTTCTCAGTTTTGCTAACGGGAACAGCAGGATCATTACCATAAAAACATAGTAGTTTTGCTGTTGTATAAATCCGTTTACTCCTAAAAAGATAAGGATCAGTACCAATGGAAGCTGCAACAGGATCATTTCATAGATCATCGCATTTTTGAATCCGATTCTTAATGCAAAGCTGTTCTTTCCTGATAATTTATCACTTTCAATATCTCTCATATTATTCAGGTTCAAAACCGCCATACTCATCATTCCTACAGCAGTTCCCGGTAATAGCATATCCCAGCTGAATGTTTTTGTAAACAGGAAATAGCTTCCGCATACTGAAACCAATCCGAAGAAAATAAAGACAAAAATATCTCCCAATCCCATATAACCGTAAGGCTTCTTCCCTACTGTATACCCGATTGCTGCTAAAATACTGGCAACTCCCAATCCGATGAAAATGTAAAACTCATTCATATAATCCGGAATGAAAGCAACATACAATAGCGCAATGGTAGCGATGAAAGACAATGCTGAAAAAAGAATCACTGCATTCTTCATCTGCTTCGCCGTAATTTTGCCTGATGCTACCGCTCTTGCTTCTGCTTCATTGATTCTCTTTGCATCGGTTCCTTTTACCCCATCGCCATAATCATTGGCATAGTTTGATAAAATCTGATACAAAAGCGTTACCAAAAGTGCGAGTGCAAAAATCTTCCAGTCCCATGTTCCGCCTTCCCTGTACAGCCTCCATTTCGCAATGAAAGCTCCCATAATAATCCCGCTTAAAGACAGCGGTAAAGTTCTGAGCCTTGCGGCTTTTATCCAATCAGTCATAATTTATAAGTAATAAGCAATGGGTAATAAGTAATGAACTGCTCATTACTTATTACTCATTACCAATGTTATGAAATCCATTGATCGTCTCCGAAGTTCGGTTTTCTTTTTTCCAGGAATGCATTTCTTCCTTCTTTAGCTTCCTCGGTCATATATGCCAGACGGGTTGCTTCTCCTGCAAATACCTGCTGACCAACCATTCCATCGTCTGTAAGGTTCATGGCGAACTTCAGCATTCTGATAGAAGTCGGTGATTTTGCAAGGATTTCCTGAGCCCATTCGTAAGCTGTATCTTCCAGTTCCGCATGAGGAACAACTTTGTTTACCATACCCATTTCATAAGCTTCCTGAGCGGAATAGTTTCTTCCTAAAAAGAAGATCTCACGGGCTTTTTTCTGTCCTACCATTTTAGCAAGGTAAGCAGATCCGTACCCACCGTCAAAACTTGTCACATCAGCATCAGTTTGCTTGAAGATCGCATGTTCTTTACTTGCTAAAGTAAGGTCACACACTACGTGAAGAGAGTGTCCGCCACCAACGGCCCATCCCGGAACCACAGCAATCACTACTTTCGGCATGAAACGGATCAGACGCTGTACTTCAAGGATATTCAAACGGTGTCTTCCGTCTTCTCCTACATATCCCTGATGCCCTCTTGCTTTCTGGTCTCCTCCACTACAGAAAGCCCAGCCACCGTCTTTAGGGCTTGGTCCTTCTCCTGAAAGCAATACCACTCCTATGGAAGGGTCTTCATAGGCGTCATAAAAGGCATCGTATAATTCTGAAGTTGTTTTTGGTCTGAAAGCGTTACGCACTTCCGGTCTGTTGAAAGCAATTCTTGCTACTCCGTTAGATTTTTTATAGGTAATATCTTCGTATTCCTTAGCGGTTTTCCACTCGATCATCTTATAAAAATTTTTCTCAAAGATACGGAATTACAGAGAATTTCCGAGGGTGAAATTTAAGGTTCACCTCTATAAAAGAGAGAAATTTTGAATGAAGAATTCCGGTGTAAATATTTTCAGCAGAAACAGCCTATTCAGTCACTCCCGGCTTAACCTAACAGGTTTTTGAAACCTGTTAGGCTTGTAGGGGTAAGCGCCTTTGTCATCATACTAATTTTAAAACAAAAAACCGGAACATTTCTGTTCCGGTCTTTATATTTGGATTATCAAAATGATTATTTTGCTCCAGCGGCTGTCAATTCAGCTTCTTTCGCTTTCATTTCTTTAACTTTATCCATGTTTTTGGTTACGATATAAATTTCTTTCAATGCAGTAACCGCATCAAGGCTTTTTGGTGCCGCCTTGTACCAACCTTCAGCATATGGCAAAGCTTTGTTGAACCTTTCTCTTCTCTCATCGATCAGTTTGGAAGCTTCGTCCGGCTTATCTTTTCTCAAAGCATTAATCTGCCCAACGATAGCAGCATCATCACCAATAGTAGTATATACAAGGTTCTGGTGTGCATCAGCAAAATCCGGCTTAAGCTCGATTGCTTTTTTGAATGAAGCCAAAGCATCGTTTACCGTCGCTGGAGTTTTAGCCTGCATTACCCCTAAGTTGTACCAGTTTGTAGCATCATTAGGGTTCTTCGCCAACTGTTCTTTCAGACCTGAAACGAATTTATCCGTATTTCCAGACTGAAGATATGCTGTAGTCTGAGCTTCTTTAAGCTTAGCATTGTTTGGATATTTTGCCAATCCTTTTTCAATGATTGTAAGCGCTTCAGTTGACTTCTTAGCATTCAGAAGCAATGAAGACAAAGTCTCATATAACTCAGGCTCTACACTTTTTGTCTGCTCTGTTTTGAAATCGGTATAGTCCGGGTTTTTCTTCATAAGCTCCCATGTAGCTTTATCAAGATTCACCACCTGACCTGTTTTCTTTTCTTTTGCTGTATAAGTAGTTTCTACTCCTGTAAATCCGGAATTAACCAGGTCTGTATATATTTTGATAGATGCATCACTGTTGTTAGCCAATGCGTGGCTAAGTCCTGCATAATACATATATATTTTATTATCCTGACCGGTAGATTTCAATAGGTCATAAACCTCTATAAACTTAGGAGCTGCTGCTGCATAATTTTTTGCATTATAAGCATCCATAGCTGTTTTGTTTGCTGCCTGAAGCTGCGCATTCAAAGCATTTGCATCTTTATCTTTCTGTCCGAAAACAAAAGCAGATGCCACGATAGCCATTCCTAAAATCAGTTTCTTCATAATAACTATTTTATATTAATTGTACATTTATTCTTCAGAATCAGAGTTCTCAGTTTCCTCACCCTGAGGGGCTGCATTATCGTCTTCAAGGTTATCAAATAGTGTTCCTGTTCCTTCCTGAATTACACCTTCAGTGCCTTCAGCATCTTCAAGTTCTTCGGAATCCTCCTCTACATCTTTATCCATTTCTACTTTTGCAATGGCTGCAATTTCGTCATTTTTCTTAAGGTTGATCAGTTTTACCCCTTGTGTATTTCTACCCATTACTCTCATTTCGTCCATTCCCATTCTGATGGCAACACCGGACTTATTGATGATCATCAATCCGTCTTCATCTGTTACATTCTGAATAGCGATCAGATTTCCTGTTTTTTCTGTAATATTGAGGGTAATAACTCCTTTTCCTCCTCTGTTGGTAATTCTGTAGTCTTCTACTGCAGTTCTCTTTCCATATCCTTTTTCAGATACTACAAGTACTGTTTCGTTCTCTACGTCATTCACAACAATCATACCAATAACTTCATCATTATCTTCCATAGCTATACCACGCACCCCGATAGATCCTCTACCTACTTCTCTTACTTTTTCTTCAGGGAAACGGATACATTTACCGTTTTTAGTAGCAATCATAATCTGAGAGGTCCCGTTGGTAAGGTAAGCTCCCAACAACTGGTCATTATCTCTGATCTCAATAGCATTCACCCCGTTTACTCTCGGTCTGGAGTATGCTTCCAGTGAAGTTTTCTTGATTGTACCGTTTTTGGTTACCATCACAACGCTCATCTGATTTACATATTCTGAATCTTTCAGGTTATTGGTTCTGATGTATGCTTTGATTTTATCATCCGGCTCAATATTGATAAGGTTCTGTACAGCTCTACCTTTTGCCGTTTTGGATCCCTCAGGAATTTCAAATACTCTTAACCAGTAACATCTTCCTTTTTCTGTAAAGAACAGCATATACTGGTGGTTGGTTGCAGAAACGATGTACTCAAGGAAGTCAGAATCCCTTGTTGTTGCAGCTTTGTTTCCTACACCTCCTCTACTCTGGATTTTGTATTCCGAAAGGGATGTTCTCTTGATATATCCTGCGTGAGAAATGGTAAGAACTACAGATTCGTTCGGAATAATATCTTCAATAGACATTTCTCCTCCTGAGTAATCGATTTCAGTTCTTCTTTCGTCACCGTATTTTTCTTTTATCTCAATAAGCTCTTCCTTGATGATCTGGAATCTTCTAGGCTCATTGGCCAGGATATCTTCCAAATTAGCAATTTCTTTCATGATGGCATCGTACTCATCACGGATCTTATCAAGCTCCATTCCGGTAAGACGTGCCAGTCTGAGATCAAGAATAGCCTGTGCCTGAATGTCAGACAGCTCGAATGCTTCGATAAGTCCTTCTTTCGCAGCCTGAGGGTTAGCACTGTGACGGATAATGGAAATGGCTCTGTCTAAAGCATCCTGAGTTCCGATCACCTTCATGAATCCTTCCAGGATATGCGCTCTTTCTTTTGCTTTTTTAAGCTCAAACTGGGTTCTTCTTACAATTACCTCATGTCTGTGCTCTACAAAGTGGTGGATGATATCTTTAAGGTTCAGCTGCTCCGGTCTTCCGTGTACCAATGCAATATTGTTGACACTGAAAGAGGTCTGAAGTGCTGTATATTTATATAAAAGATTCAGAACAACATTAGGTATGGCGTCATTTTTCAATTCATAAACAACACGCAATCCTTTTCTGTCCGATTCATCTCTGATCTCGTGAATACCTGGAATCTTTTCATCTTTTACAAGCTCTGCCGTTCTGGCGATCATCTCAGCTTTGTTTACCTGATAAGGAACTTCGGTAACGATAATAGCGTTTCTGTTTCCAATCTCTTCAAAGTTTACTTTCGCTCTCAGAACTACTCTTCCTCTACCTGTGTGGAAAGCATCCCTTACACCGTCATATCCATAAATGATCCCTCCTGTAGGGAAATCCGGTGCAACGATGTGCTGCATCAATTCATCGATGGTAACATCTTTATTATCAATATAAGCACAGATGGCATCTACAGATTCTGAAAGGTTATGTGGCGCCATATTGGTTGCCATCCCTACTGCAATACCTGAAGCTCCGTTTACCAAAAGGTTAGGAATTTTAGTAGGCATTACTGTTGGCTCCTGCAAACTGTCGTCGAAGTTATTCTGGAAATCAACTGTTTCTTTGTCTAAGTCTGAAAGAACCTCATCAGAGATTTTTTTCAATCTTGCCTCGGTATAACGCATTGCTGCCGGTGGGTCACCGTCCATAGATCCGAAGTTACCCTGTCCGTCTACCTGCGGATAACGCAAGCTCCAGTCCTGGGCCATTCTTACCATTGCATCATATACAGAGGAATCTCCGTGCGGGTGGTATTTACCCAAAACATCCCCAACAATTCTAGCAGATTTTAAATATTTTCTATTAGAAAAAACCCCTAATCCATACATACCATAAAGCACTCTTCTATGAACGGGTTTCAAGCCGTCTCTTACATCCGGTAACGCTCTTGAAACGATAACCGACATCGAATAATCGATATAAGACGACTTCATTTCATCAACAATGTTGATAGGAATCAGTCTTTCTCCTTCTTTTTGCATAAACAAATTTTATTATAATGATAGTCAGACCCTTAGCTGAAAGTCTGAAAATTATTTATTTTGAATTTTTATTAACGGGCTAATTTACGAAAAAAATGCCGATTTTTGCGCTAGAATTTATCCACAAAATCTTAAAAATTCATAAAATATGAGCGTATTGAGTATAACTTTCCACTGCACGAAAAATAATCTGGAAGAATGGGAAAATTATATTGATGAAACCCTGATTTTAATGACTGAAAATCTAATGGATGTCAACAAATATATTTTATCTGAAGTTCACA
It encodes the following:
- the menA gene encoding 1,4-dihydroxy-2-naphthoate octaprenyltransferase, whose product is MTDWIKAARLRTLPLSLSGIIMGAFIAKWRLYREGGTWDWKIFALALLVTLLYQILSNYANDYGDGVKGTDAKRINEAEARAVASGKITAKQMKNAVILFSALSFIATIALLYVAFIPDYMNEFYIFIGLGVASILAAIGYTVGKKPYGYMGLGDIFVFIFFGLVSVCGSYFLFTKTFSWDMLLPGTAVGMMSMAVLNLNNMRDIESDKLSGKNSFALRIGFKNAMIYEMILLQLPLVLILIFLGVNGFIQQQNYYVFMVMILLFPLAKLRRNIMSVKEPKELDQYLKQVGIMTFVMAILTAAGLNLFN
- the gyrA gene encoding DNA gyrase subunit A, which encodes MQKEGERLIPINIVDEMKSSYIDYSMSVIVSRALPDVRDGLKPVHRRVLYGMYGLGVFSNRKYLKSARIVGDVLGKYHPHGDSSVYDAMVRMAQDWSLRYPQVDGQGNFGSMDGDPPAAMRYTEARLKKISDEVLSDLDKETVDFQNNFDDSLQEPTVMPTKIPNLLVNGASGIAVGMATNMAPHNLSESVDAICAYIDNKDVTIDELMQHIVAPDFPTGGIIYGYDGVRDAFHTGRGRVVLRAKVNFEEIGNRNAIIVTEVPYQVNKAEMIARTAELVKDEKIPGIHEIRDESDRKGLRVVYELKNDAIPNVVLNLLYKYTALQTSFSVNNIALVHGRPEQLNLKDIIHHFVEHRHEVIVRRTQFELKKAKERAHILEGFMKVIGTQDALDRAISIIRHSANPQAAKEGLIEAFELSDIQAQAILDLRLARLTGMELDKIRDEYDAIMKEIANLEDILANEPRRFQIIKEELIEIKEKYGDERRTEIDYSGGEMSIEDIIPNESVVLTISHAGYIKRTSLSEYKIQSRGGVGNKAATTRDSDFLEYIVSATNHQYMLFFTEKGRCYWLRVFEIPEGSKTAKGRAVQNLINIEPDDKIKAYIRTNNLKDSEYVNQMSVVMVTKNGTIKKTSLEAYSRPRVNGVNAIEIRDNDQLLGAYLTNGTSQIMIATKNGKCIRFPEEKVREVGRGSIGVRGIAMEDNDEVIGMIVVNDVENETVLVVSEKGYGKRTAVEDYRITNRGGKGVITLNITEKTGNLIAIQNVTDEDGLMIINKSGVAIRMGMDEMRVMGRNTQGVKLINLKKNDEIAAIAKVEMDKDVEEDSEELEDAEGTEGVIQEGTGTLFDNLEDDNAAPQGEETENSDSEE
- a CDS encoding tetratricopeptide repeat protein, whose translation is MKKLILGMAIVASAFVFGQKDKDANALNAQLQAANKTAMDAYNAKNYAAAAPKFIEVYDLLKSTGQDNKIYMYYAGLSHALANNSDASIKIYTDLVNSGFTGVETTYTAKEKKTGQVVNLDKATWELMKKNPDYTDFKTEQTKSVEPELYETLSSLLLNAKKSTEALTIIEKGLAKYPNNAKLKEAQTTAYLQSGNTDKFVSGLKEQLAKNPNDATNWYNLGVMQAKTPATVNDALASFKKAIELKPDFADAHQNLVYTTIGDDAAIVGQINALRKDKPDEASKLIDERRERFNKALPYAEGWYKAAPKSLDAVTALKEIYIVTKNMDKVKEMKAKEAELTAAGAK
- a CDS encoding 1,4-dihydroxy-2-naphthoyl-CoA synthase translates to MIEWKTAKEYEDITYKKSNGVARIAFNRPEVRNAFRPKTTSELYDAFYDAYEDPSIGVVLLSGEGPSPKDGGWAFCSGGDQKARGHQGYVGEDGRHRLNILEVQRLIRFMPKVVIAVVPGWAVGGGHSLHVVCDLTLASKEHAIFKQTDADVTSFDGGYGSAYLAKMVGQKKAREIFFLGRNYSAQEAYEMGMVNKVVPHAELEDTAYEWAQEILAKSPTSIRMLKFAMNLTDDGMVGQQVFAGEATRLAYMTEEAKEGRNAFLEKRKPNFGDDQWIS